Proteins encoded in a region of the Streptomyces akebiae genome:
- a CDS encoding DUF4145 domain-containing protein gives MANQLIKDLRAIAEGLDGDGPQWPHIPCPSCRRGGLALVSNSMTQEETAGSKRAQSHPDWDPDWVHGHFSCLLKCQKTSCDFVRLVGDTGLFLKSSEDGYIEFFTPRFFIPHLPLIESYDLCPRTVQELIDAAAKITWVDPSSAANRLRSAVEALMDDQGIPRKRVRDGRPYDVSLHNRIVAHKAAKPEHAVSTDLLLAVKWIGNVGSHDHRLRISDVLDGVEILDHTLDQIYDSTKDEIRRKAAAIAARKGIPASRFGGPVPF, from the coding sequence ATGGCAAACCAGCTCATCAAGGACCTCAGGGCAATCGCTGAGGGCCTGGACGGGGACGGGCCGCAGTGGCCTCACATTCCTTGCCCATCGTGCAGGCGAGGCGGATTGGCACTTGTAAGCAATTCCATGACCCAGGAAGAGACCGCAGGTAGCAAAAGGGCCCAATCTCATCCGGATTGGGATCCCGACTGGGTGCACGGCCACTTCAGTTGCCTCTTGAAATGCCAAAAGACCAGTTGTGATTTTGTCAGACTGGTTGGCGACACTGGCCTCTTTTTGAAGAGCAGTGAGGACGGGTATATCGAGTTCTTCACTCCAAGATTCTTCATACCCCACCTTCCGCTAATCGAAAGCTACGATCTCTGCCCTCGAACAGTTCAAGAACTGATCGACGCGGCAGCAAAAATCACCTGGGTCGATCCCAGTTCAGCCGCCAATCGCCTTCGATCCGCCGTCGAGGCATTGATGGATGATCAAGGAATTCCAAGGAAGAGAGTCCGCGACGGAAGGCCCTATGACGTAAGCCTCCACAATAGGATCGTCGCCCATAAAGCAGCCAAACCCGAGCATGCGGTATCTACTGACCTTCTCCTTGCTGTCAAGTGGATTGGGAATGTCGGAAGTCACGACCATCGCCTTCGGATCTCCGATGTATTGGACGGAGTTGAAATCCTCGACCACACGCTTGACCAGATTTACGACTCCACCAAGGATGAGATTAGGCGCAAAGCCGCAGCTATCGCCGCCCGGAAGGGAATTCCAGCCAGCAGGTTTGGCGGCCCAGTTCCTTTCTGA
- a CDS encoding SAM-dependent methyltransferase: MSQLDLFADAGEPEEQPAPAAPAAPPRRFLTDLPPAPQPVTIATQPRPALAAVKRTLGHYRPSQRNPHAHAFDLAEAVSSAWHHAHGGSSIEIPIGTVAALALWPLRGPDAYLAADWWLSLDDAELLAAFRECWARMWIMRPDLIDRATPLHKWVDDEEPDARRAAAVRAVVEAAITNGLLHLTTSDDPDLRSTTDVIGTLLAVMRSEGAHDALAEIHTPPDVAYLMARMLLDDMPLEPGMKFDEPAGGTGGMYRAAVQVMRERGIDPHQFGWSLTDIDPLAAAGAAVNAILWDLGPHVLIGCGDTLHEGNVYARAAREALESLERRDRLHSQAVFLAAIQKAEALIRDVAA; the protein is encoded by the coding sequence ATGAGCCAACTCGACCTGTTCGCCGACGCCGGCGAGCCCGAAGAGCAGCCCGCCCCAGCCGCCCCCGCGGCACCGCCCCGCAGATTTCTCACCGATCTGCCGCCGGCGCCCCAACCCGTCACGATCGCCACCCAGCCCCGCCCCGCGCTCGCCGCGGTCAAGCGCACGCTGGGCCACTACCGCCCGTCACAGAGGAACCCGCACGCCCACGCCTTCGACCTGGCGGAGGCCGTCAGCTCGGCTTGGCACCACGCGCATGGGGGGAGCAGCATCGAAATCCCCATCGGTACGGTTGCCGCGCTCGCCCTGTGGCCCTTGCGTGGCCCGGACGCGTACCTCGCCGCCGACTGGTGGCTCAGCCTCGACGATGCCGAGCTGCTGGCGGCCTTCCGTGAGTGCTGGGCCCGCATGTGGATCATGCGCCCCGACCTCATAGACCGGGCCACGCCCCTCCACAAGTGGGTCGACGACGAGGAGCCCGATGCTCGGCGAGCCGCCGCCGTACGAGCCGTCGTCGAGGCCGCGATCACCAACGGACTCCTGCATCTGACCACCAGCGACGACCCCGATCTCCGCTCCACCACCGACGTGATCGGAACCCTCCTTGCCGTCATGCGCTCCGAGGGTGCTCACGACGCACTCGCGGAGATACACACGCCGCCGGACGTCGCCTATCTGATGGCCAGGATGCTGCTCGACGACATGCCGCTTGAGCCCGGCATGAAGTTTGACGAGCCCGCGGGCGGCACCGGCGGCATGTACCGCGCCGCCGTACAGGTCATGCGCGAACGCGGCATCGACCCGCACCAGTTCGGATGGTCGCTGACGGACATCGACCCCCTCGCGGCGGCGGGCGCCGCCGTCAACGCGATCCTCTGGGACCTCGGCCCGCACGTGCTCATCGGGTGCGGCGACACCCTGCACGAAGGCAACGTGTACGCCAGGGCCGCCCGAGAGGCACTGGAGTCCCTGGAACGCCGTGATCGACTGCACTCGCAGGCCGTCTTCCTCGCGGCCATCCAGAAGGCCGAAGCCCTGATACGCGATGTAGCGGCCTGA
- a CDS encoding dihydrolipoyllysine-residue succinyltransferase component of 2-oxoglutarate dehydrogenase complex, with product MLITDAAVREAAANLAQSLGGDWAIDATAPADGAAHLVYSDGRGISFRPIFGGTTVQLWITGSAAPPLPDDATLADHALRETQLTARLAEGHRYNKATTLVTEADEDPELIIRRTLEDDLLPAFDYKPRYVGHRPWKDLFDKALSQVMEEAPPATGTSLRDCGPEAHTTPPDVGEDAEPTTDTESGPVVDNDPAIEPDPTPAPDGDQQADTPAADEVQEEGPSSVEEPDPEAAQPPSSEPESDSASAPRPSGESGSEADAQPAAETSPSTKRRPRNRTSKRRPKASST from the coding sequence ATGCTCATCACCGACGCCGCAGTCCGAGAAGCCGCGGCCAACCTCGCCCAAAGCCTCGGCGGAGACTGGGCGATCGACGCCACGGCGCCCGCCGACGGCGCAGCGCACCTCGTCTACAGCGACGGGCGAGGCATCAGCTTCCGCCCCATCTTCGGCGGAACCACCGTCCAACTCTGGATCACCGGCAGCGCCGCACCCCCGCTCCCCGACGACGCCACCCTGGCCGACCACGCCCTCCGCGAAACGCAACTCACCGCGCGCCTGGCCGAAGGGCACCGCTACAACAAGGCGACCACCCTCGTCACGGAAGCCGACGAAGATCCGGAGCTCATCATCCGGCGCACCCTCGAAGACGACCTCCTCCCCGCCTTCGACTACAAACCCCGCTACGTCGGCCACCGACCCTGGAAAGACCTGTTCGACAAAGCACTCTCGCAAGTGATGGAAGAGGCCCCGCCGGCCACGGGCACCTCGCTCCGCGACTGCGGCCCCGAAGCCCACACGACACCACCCGACGTCGGTGAAGACGCCGAGCCCACGACCGACACCGAATCTGGCCCCGTCGTCGACAATGACCCGGCGATCGAGCCTGATCCAACCCCTGCGCCCGACGGCGACCAGCAGGCCGACACCCCCGCAGCTGACGAGGTCCAGGAGGAAGGCCCGTCATCCGTCGAGGAACCCGACCCGGAGGCTGCGCAGCCTCCGAGTTCCGAGCCCGAAAGCGACTCCGCCTCGGCGCCGAGGCCCTCCGGCGAGAGTGGCAGCGAAGCGGATGCTCAACCGGCAGCCGAGACCAGCCCCAGCACGAAACGGCGCCCCCGCAACCGCACCTCCAAGCGCCGCCCGAAGGCCAGCTCCACCTGA
- a CDS encoding type II toxin-antitoxin system VapB family antitoxin codes for MSVTQIDLDDEALAEAMRLMGATTKKETVNAALRDYVARIRRLEAAEKLAARGERGEFEQAAAAHEAEKRARCEAFE; via the coding sequence ATGTCCGTCACCCAGATTGATCTCGACGACGAGGCACTGGCCGAGGCCATGCGGCTCATGGGTGCCACGACGAAGAAGGAGACCGTCAATGCGGCCCTTCGGGACTACGTGGCGCGGATCAGGAGGCTTGAGGCCGCGGAGAAGCTGGCCGCGCGAGGTGAGCGCGGCGAGTTTGAGCAGGCCGCAGCGGCGCATGAAGCCGAGAAGCGTGCGCGGTGCGAGGCCTTCGAGTGA
- a CDS encoding helix-turn-helix domain-containing protein codes for MSIQLMIAAAYLPPDVLSQSQKLALMKIADSADDETRLARPGLTRLAAWIGVTDKRAITIVTELIAKGLVERVEVGKAGRSAVYRIFPLGVPPTPTTPELKERLEARKAAPKNPNKARPGVTRSAPAKPAMTYQDVDDREAARREKTESSQVEAVFHAGNPGEEAGFHGRNPDGQDSRVPPVEPGEFHGGNPLGSSDGTPSFPGSSSVLPSPPTPTADAAGESASASPDDSAPERGEPPRGCTKHRGRPAASCRGCGTNPRAGRRREQEEAKEEEHREHGRFWDEWHEDAARRRRRVEEHPEATEEARRAAREAVRARKGDSQRKT; via the coding sequence GTGTCCATCCAACTGATGATCGCTGCGGCCTACTTGCCGCCCGACGTGCTCAGCCAGAGCCAGAAACTCGCCCTCATGAAGATCGCGGACAGCGCCGACGACGAGACGCGACTCGCACGCCCCGGCCTCACCCGCCTCGCGGCCTGGATCGGCGTGACCGACAAACGCGCCATCACCATCGTCACGGAGCTGATAGCCAAAGGGCTTGTCGAGCGCGTGGAGGTCGGCAAGGCGGGACGCTCGGCGGTCTACCGGATCTTCCCCCTCGGGGTGCCGCCCACGCCGACCACGCCGGAGCTCAAGGAGCGCCTGGAGGCCCGCAAGGCTGCTCCGAAGAACCCCAACAAAGCCCGCCCCGGAGTCACGCGGTCGGCCCCCGCAAAGCCTGCGATGACCTATCAGGACGTCGATGACCGCGAGGCCGCTCGCCGAGAGAAGACCGAATCGTCGCAGGTCGAGGCTGTGTTCCACGCGGGGAACCCAGGCGAGGAGGCAGGGTTCCACGGGAGGAACCCAGATGGGCAGGACAGCCGGGTTCCACCGGTGGAACCCGGTGAGTTTCACGGGGGGAACCCACTGGGTTCCAGCGATGGAACCCCTTCCTTTCCTGGTTCTTCCTCTGTCCTTCCTTCCCCCCCTACCCCCACGGCTGACGCCGCAGGGGAGTCCGCGTCCGCTTCGCCAGACGACTCCGCCCCGGAGCGCGGGGAGCCGCCTAGGGGCTGCACGAAGCACCGGGGACGCCCCGCTGCCTCCTGCCGTGGGTGCGGCACCAACCCGCGCGCAGGGCGCCGGAGGGAGCAGGAGGAGGCCAAGGAGGAGGAACACCGGGAGCACGGGCGCTTCTGGGATGAGTGGCACGAGGACGCCGCCAGGCGCCGCCGCAGGGTCGAGGAGCACCCGGAGGCGACCGAAGAGGCGCGCAGAGCTGCGCGCGAGGCCGTACGAGCACGGAAAGGCGACAGCCAGCGAAAAACTTAG
- a CDS encoding DUF4314 domain-containing protein yields MTYKKGDRVALVHTTDPHTELKPDDEGTVHRFDANLSILSVNWDSGSTLSMLLDDGDEVRPA; encoded by the coding sequence ATGACCTACAAGAAGGGCGACCGCGTCGCCCTCGTACACACCACCGACCCGCACACCGAACTCAAGCCCGACGACGAAGGCACCGTCCATCGGTTCGACGCCAACCTCTCCATCCTCTCCGTGAACTGGGACAGCGGCTCCACCCTCTCGATGCTCCTCGACGACGGCGACGAAGTACGCCCCGCGTAG
- a CDS encoding peptidoglycan-binding protein yields MPDLWLPGAERHPLSDTAPTDTQYDPRVIWHITWDKNATVATPADLVAFDKLVQYFTGGGKGVAPHLLWDPFTGRTAQFYPANSRSKSVVDTTGGTRTNRTGKVCLQVETLFFPYCRVNEKSYATVRDTPAKGLDKILAWARSWGVPDVWPMGAPTWKANRSEHTWETEGGHYGHGQTPENTHTDPGPMPKWPTSTSTTPKPGPPAFPGRSAFGPGKSNTSILLLGQQLVRKGYGKHYRVGPSRDWGEADRLNVVDFQHAQKWTGSDADGYPGPETWRRLFA; encoded by the coding sequence ATGCCTGATCTCTGGCTGCCTGGAGCTGAGCGGCACCCGCTCAGCGACACCGCACCCACCGACACGCAGTACGACCCACGCGTCATCTGGCACATCACGTGGGACAAGAACGCCACGGTGGCCACACCCGCCGATCTCGTGGCGTTCGACAAGCTCGTGCAGTACTTCACCGGCGGCGGCAAGGGCGTCGCGCCGCATCTGCTCTGGGATCCCTTCACCGGCAGGACCGCCCAGTTCTATCCGGCGAACAGCCGGTCCAAGTCGGTCGTCGACACCACCGGCGGCACCCGGACCAACCGCACCGGGAAGGTGTGTCTCCAAGTCGAGACGCTGTTCTTCCCGTACTGCCGCGTGAACGAGAAGTCGTACGCGACCGTCCGGGACACCCCGGCCAAGGGACTCGACAAGATCCTGGCCTGGGCTCGGAGTTGGGGGGTGCCGGATGTCTGGCCGATGGGCGCCCCGACCTGGAAGGCGAACCGAAGCGAGCACACCTGGGAGACGGAGGGCGGGCACTACGGCCACGGCCAGACGCCCGAGAACACGCACACCGACCCGGGCCCGATGCCGAAGTGGCCGACCAGCACGTCGACGACGCCCAAGCCGGGCCCGCCGGCGTTCCCCGGCCGAAGCGCCTTCGGACCCGGCAAGTCGAACACTTCGATTCTCCTGTTGGGCCAGCAGCTCGTGCGCAAGGGCTACGGCAAGCACTACCGCGTCGGCCCGTCCCGCGACTGGGGCGAGGCGGACCGCCTCAACGTCGTCGACTTCCAGCACGCCCAGAAGTGGACCGGCTCCGACGCCGACGGCTACCCCGGCCCTGAGACCTGGCGCCGACTCTTCGCCTGA
- a CDS encoding DNA cytosine methyltransferase, with product MATWIDLLCGAGGSSTGLVEAGHELLLGINHWRLAIETHAANHPNCEHAVMTLSDGFPMRMLPKADALWASVICTEISPAGGRTRESNQLDLLDLLEEERDEWESLTKDAFEATRVTAWCVVRAAEAKRFKAIVVENVVEFGLDWILFATWLQAMELLGYQYQIVCVSSAHVGDEVNLRAPQWRDRMYVVFTLKAMRKPDLEPRPLAPCVDCGEDVHAVQSWTKTDGLRIGKYRRDYIYRCPNTRCRHAMVEPYVRPASDVIDFSDLGKRIGDRKKPLADTTMDRIRAGRRKFPWRPYSISLTHGKDGGDRAYAVEDRPMSVRTVKQGDALLVPTGGSWNTDAVPLDVPMRTRTTRESEALLTMDPFIIEYRNHATASPASDPLSVVTAQGNHHGLVTHAGTVPDRARNTLVVPYRKAAVKTAAEPVHTLSTRDSAALVQNAPDINDCYFRMLKPREQLEGQRFPKKYVVYGNQAEQTAQAGNAVSVNVARWIGQRLEPVL from the coding sequence ATGGCCACCTGGATTGACCTTTTGTGTGGCGCGGGCGGCAGCAGCACTGGACTTGTCGAAGCCGGGCACGAGCTGTTGCTCGGCATCAACCACTGGCGGCTGGCGATCGAAACGCACGCCGCCAACCATCCCAACTGTGAGCACGCCGTCATGACGCTCAGCGACGGCTTCCCCATGCGCATGCTGCCCAAGGCTGACGCCCTGTGGGCATCCGTCATCTGCACCGAGATCAGCCCCGCGGGCGGCAGGACCCGAGAATCCAACCAACTTGATCTCCTCGACCTGCTCGAAGAGGAACGCGATGAGTGGGAGTCCCTGACCAAGGACGCCTTCGAGGCAACCCGGGTAACCGCCTGGTGCGTGGTGCGAGCCGCTGAAGCGAAGCGGTTCAAGGCCATCGTCGTCGAGAACGTCGTCGAATTCGGCCTGGACTGGATCCTGTTCGCGACCTGGCTCCAAGCCATGGAATTGCTCGGGTACCAGTACCAGATCGTGTGCGTCAGCAGCGCCCACGTCGGTGACGAGGTCAACCTGCGCGCTCCGCAGTGGCGTGATCGGATGTACGTGGTCTTCACCCTCAAGGCCATGCGCAAGCCCGACCTGGAGCCTAGGCCGCTCGCTCCCTGCGTCGACTGCGGTGAGGACGTGCACGCCGTCCAGTCGTGGACCAAGACCGATGGCCTGCGCATCGGGAAGTACCGGCGCGACTACATCTACCGTTGCCCCAACACCCGTTGCCGCCACGCCATGGTCGAGCCGTACGTTCGCCCGGCCAGCGACGTCATCGACTTCAGCGACCTCGGGAAGCGGATCGGCGACCGCAAGAAGCCGCTCGCCGATACCACCATGGACCGTATCCGCGCAGGCCGCCGCAAGTTCCCCTGGCGCCCGTACTCGATCTCGCTCACTCACGGCAAGGACGGCGGGGACAGGGCGTACGCCGTCGAGGACCGGCCGATGTCCGTCCGGACGGTGAAGCAGGGCGATGCGCTTCTGGTGCCGACCGGCGGCTCGTGGAACACCGACGCCGTCCCCCTCGACGTGCCGATGCGTACTCGCACCACCCGCGAGAGCGAAGCCCTGCTGACGATGGACCCGTTCATCATCGAGTACCGCAACCACGCCACCGCCAGCCCCGCGAGCGACCCGCTCAGCGTCGTCACCGCCCAGGGCAACCACCACGGCCTTGTCACGCACGCCGGCACAGTGCCCGACCGCGCGCGGAACACCCTCGTCGTGCCGTACCGCAAGGCCGCGGTGAAGACGGCCGCCGAACCCGTCCACACCCTCTCCACTCGCGACTCAGCCGCTCTGGTGCAAAACGCCCCGGACATCAACGACTGCTACTTCCGGATGCTCAAGCCCCGCGAACAGCTCGAAGGGCAGCGGTTCCCCAAGAAGTACGTCGTCTACGGCAACCAGGCCGAGCAGACCGCGCAGGCAGGCAACGCGGTCTCGGTCAACGTCGCCCGGTGGATAGGCCAGCGATTGGAGCCCGTCCTGTGA
- a CDS encoding PD-(D/E)XK nuclease family protein: MSVATVDGIAPSIWDAAHDVDARRPRSRQRQLGASDTVCGRRAAYILHGTTPTDHPDKRAAILGTFIHHGLLESARTEYGWLVERSVQDNLIRGHVDVVQLDAATAARLPARHRPAIPADVLTVEDVKTKSTYLWDRVLRYGATAAELRQVHLYAGALFEVGFEDVPGQRYLSRLGPLDIGRIRFRFINRDSGAEHVQEIDFDPQRAAEAQWWVERVRETGNPQEMPRDFNGPGLDAICDYCPFRSLCWPGTAPGVPEQTALIRNDADREQALIDYVKGHELASEGDRVKKFARKKLDQSPEGIYGPNKLSWRGGNDEEKDDVEAMVDLHEVAGIPVPMTPDVNRMVKNLKDAGLAIPRRKTGRKTPAVINIAPA; the protein is encoded by the coding sequence ATGTCCGTAGCCACAGTTGACGGCATCGCACCTTCCATCTGGGATGCCGCACACGACGTGGACGCCCGTCGTCCCCGTTCTCGTCAGAGACAGCTCGGCGCGTCCGACACCGTGTGCGGCCGACGCGCCGCCTACATCCTGCACGGCACCACACCGACCGATCACCCCGACAAGCGAGCGGCGATCCTCGGAACGTTCATTCACCACGGGCTGCTTGAGTCCGCGCGCACAGAGTACGGATGGCTGGTGGAACGCAGTGTCCAGGACAACCTGATCCGAGGACATGTCGACGTTGTGCAGCTCGACGCGGCGACCGCCGCTCGCCTGCCCGCTCGTCACCGGCCAGCGATACCCGCCGACGTTCTCACCGTGGAGGACGTGAAGACCAAGTCCACGTACCTGTGGGACCGCGTTCTTCGCTACGGTGCCACGGCCGCCGAGCTGCGGCAGGTCCATCTGTACGCGGGCGCGTTGTTCGAGGTCGGGTTCGAGGACGTTCCCGGCCAGCGGTACCTGTCCCGCCTGGGACCACTGGACATCGGTCGTATTCGCTTCCGGTTCATCAACCGGGACTCCGGCGCGGAGCACGTCCAGGAGATCGACTTCGACCCGCAGCGCGCGGCGGAGGCCCAGTGGTGGGTGGAACGTGTGCGCGAGACCGGCAACCCCCAAGAGATGCCCCGCGACTTCAACGGCCCCGGTCTGGACGCCATCTGCGACTACTGCCCGTTCCGCTCCCTGTGCTGGCCCGGGACAGCTCCGGGCGTGCCCGAGCAGACCGCGCTTATCCGCAACGACGCCGACCGCGAACAGGCGCTTATCGACTACGTGAAGGGACACGAGCTCGCCAGCGAAGGCGACAGGGTCAAGAAGTTCGCACGGAAGAAGCTCGACCAGTCCCCGGAGGGGATCTACGGCCCCAACAAGCTGTCCTGGCGCGGAGGCAACGACGAGGAGAAGGACGACGTGGAGGCGATGGTCGACCTGCATGAGGTCGCCGGAATCCCAGTCCCGATGACGCCGGACGTCAACCGCATGGTCAAGAACCTCAAGGACGCAGGATTGGCGATCCCCCGGCGGAAGACCGGCAGGAAGACGCCTGCGGTCATCAACATCGCGCCGGCCTGA
- a CDS encoding DUF6349 family protein has product MSNDTGAIARQRHYTTLRNVDREVLRQTWSIGYADPGFTTQFGTPPEPSPHHTATSIVKIVTDTRWMYRGACLACPWEGPDRPRRDPAIEDAHDHTHPVWRTLPILDPARSRRGSKTWSLHLAATYPKGWFDAGGPLRLYADPPFDRHEAGRAPGGGFILHTARPKPQPARSLQLTLEEDNWAG; this is encoded by the coding sequence ATGAGCAACGACACCGGAGCCATCGCCCGCCAACGCCACTACACCACCCTCCGGAACGTGGACAGAGAAGTCCTCCGCCAGACCTGGTCCATCGGATACGCGGACCCGGGGTTCACCACCCAGTTCGGAACCCCTCCAGAACCCAGCCCCCATCACACGGCAACCTCTATCGTCAAAATCGTCACCGACACCAGATGGATGTACCGCGGCGCCTGCCTCGCCTGCCCCTGGGAAGGCCCCGATCGACCGCGCCGCGACCCCGCCATCGAGGACGCCCACGACCACACCCACCCCGTATGGCGCACTCTGCCGATCCTCGATCCAGCGCGGAGCCGAAGAGGCTCAAAGACCTGGTCGCTCCACCTGGCCGCGACGTACCCCAAGGGATGGTTCGACGCCGGCGGGCCGCTCCGCCTTTACGCAGATCCGCCCTTCGACCGACACGAAGCCGGGCGAGCCCCCGGCGGAGGGTTCATCCTCCACACCGCGCGCCCGAAGCCGCAGCCCGCCCGATCTCTCCAGCTCACTCTGGAAGAAGACAACTGGGCCGGATAA
- a CDS encoding AAA family ATPase, protein MNAPAGTAKPPAVQLKTRKPTGIVPWPLLLIEGEEGAGKTYSAAQFSSSDRIGQMYWIDLDEGSADEYAAIEGANYLIIEHDGTYRDILEQVEAVHAEARRAAAAGEPPVVLTIDSGSALWRMLTNWTYERGRRTRKNRALLQEDPDAAFDIGRNLWNDATERWNRIIYLLRTLPGIAIVLARGKQVSATDDNGQPIQNKSEWKVSAQKDLGFDSSCWVRMKRNADPQVIKVRSLRMRVEKNKPLPLRDFSIEDLVFNKLGCSVESQPRIMPALVGDLVQPWLARIAGLTDKKLLEALWRAVPDPVNRLSHDEILTIRAAAEQRAAELDSPRREMGEGPLSDADKLRAAAQRKADEQDADAEQ, encoded by the coding sequence GTGAACGCACCGGCGGGCACCGCAAAGCCGCCCGCAGTCCAACTGAAAACACGCAAGCCGACGGGGATCGTCCCCTGGCCCCTCCTCCTCATTGAGGGCGAGGAGGGCGCGGGCAAGACCTACTCGGCCGCACAATTCTCCAGCAGCGACCGCATCGGCCAGATGTACTGGATCGATCTCGACGAGGGATCGGCCGACGAGTACGCGGCCATCGAGGGCGCCAACTATCTGATCATCGAGCACGACGGCACCTACCGCGACATTCTCGAACAGGTTGAGGCCGTGCACGCCGAGGCCAGGCGCGCGGCGGCGGCCGGAGAGCCCCCGGTCGTCCTGACTATCGACTCGGGATCCGCGCTGTGGCGGATGCTCACCAACTGGACCTACGAACGCGGTCGCCGGACACGCAAGAACCGTGCGCTGCTCCAGGAGGACCCGGACGCCGCGTTCGACATCGGCCGGAACCTCTGGAACGACGCCACGGAGCGGTGGAACAGGATCATCTACCTGCTGCGCACACTGCCCGGCATCGCCATCGTGCTGGCCCGCGGCAAGCAGGTCAGCGCCACGGACGACAATGGCCAGCCGATCCAGAACAAGAGCGAGTGGAAGGTCTCGGCCCAGAAAGACCTTGGCTTCGACTCGTCGTGCTGGGTGCGCATGAAGCGCAACGCCGACCCGCAGGTCATCAAGGTCCGATCACTGCGGATGCGTGTCGAGAAGAACAAGCCTCTGCCGCTGCGGGACTTCAGCATCGAGGACCTGGTCTTCAACAAGCTGGGCTGCTCCGTCGAGTCCCAGCCGCGCATCATGCCCGCGCTCGTCGGCGATCTCGTACAGCCCTGGCTCGCCCGCATCGCCGGCCTGACGGACAAGAAGCTCCTTGAGGCGCTGTGGCGGGCCGTCCCAGATCCGGTGAACCGCCTGAGCCACGACGAAATCCTCACCATCCGGGCCGCCGCCGAGCAGCGCGCCGCCGAACTCGACAGCCCCCGGCGGGAGATGGGGGAGGGCCCACTGTCCGACGCCGACAAGCTCCGTGCCGCCGCCCAGCGCAAGGCCGACGAGCAGGACGCGGACGCCGAGCAGTGA
- a CDS encoding PP2C family protein-serine/threonine phosphatase, with protein sequence MIATTPALLVSPTGEVEELLLDSRHANQLRCIGFYVEDPRAHQLGRRAVVHAGRGAESVNNVARQAWMSITGGSQPPLLRGPVVITGATNHAGDLTPLPKFTAEAIQRAAGLLSGATTVGFKVSAVQHRGGRNYQCDAYAIKRSKNTGRWAFAVLDGIGDGPQVRHFARRFAPLIAREAAQHGSPLRALAAARVQARNELRWEFDPRTDPSAVAVVAVADHRSPLIHVAWCGDARAYRLAPIGISQLLTHDHNYAQDLRRRGRTPGPYDRNFITSCLMNGDIGTATTERGHTRRLLLCTDGAYAPLEERGQDVGGILDLADDAKDAAALVVDDAITASADESSDNATALVVDIAQA encoded by the coding sequence GTGATCGCCACGACACCTGCCCTGCTCGTGTCCCCGACCGGCGAAGTCGAAGAACTGCTGCTCGACTCGCGCCACGCCAACCAACTCCGCTGCATCGGCTTCTACGTCGAAGACCCTCGTGCACACCAACTCGGCCGCCGGGCGGTCGTCCACGCCGGACGCGGCGCCGAGTCGGTGAACAACGTCGCCCGGCAGGCGTGGATGAGCATCACCGGGGGAAGCCAACCGCCCCTCCTGCGAGGTCCCGTCGTGATTACCGGCGCGACCAACCATGCCGGCGACCTCACGCCCCTGCCCAAATTCACTGCCGAGGCAATCCAGCGTGCAGCGGGTCTGCTCTCCGGGGCGACGACCGTCGGCTTCAAGGTGAGCGCGGTCCAGCACCGCGGCGGCCGGAACTACCAGTGCGACGCTTACGCGATCAAACGGAGCAAGAACACCGGCCGGTGGGCCTTCGCCGTCCTCGATGGAATCGGTGATGGGCCCCAAGTCCGCCACTTCGCCCGAAGGTTCGCCCCCCTCATCGCCCGGGAGGCCGCCCAGCACGGCAGCCCCCTCCGCGCCCTCGCGGCGGCGCGAGTGCAGGCCCGCAACGAACTGCGGTGGGAATTCGACCCCCGCACCGACCCGAGCGCCGTCGCCGTCGTGGCCGTGGCCGACCACCGGTCGCCCCTCATCCACGTCGCCTGGTGCGGCGACGCGCGGGCCTACCGACTGGCCCCGATCGGCATATCCCAGCTCCTCACCCACGATCACAACTACGCCCAGGACCTGCGCAGGCGAGGGCGCACCCCCGGGCCGTACGACCGGAACTTCATCACCTCGTGCCTGATGAACGGCGACATCGGCACGGCCACCACCGAGAGAGGTCACACACGCCGACTGCTGTTGTGCACCGACGGCGCGTACGCGCCGCTCGAAGAACGAGGTCAGGACGTCGGCGGAATCCTCGACCTCGCCGACGACGCGAAGGACGCCGCCGCCCTGGTCGTCGACGACGCGATAACCGCCAGCGCGGACGAGTCGTCCGACAACGCCACCGCGCTCGTCGTGGACATCGCTCAGGCCTGA